Proteins encoded within one genomic window of Papio anubis isolate 15944 chromosome X, Panubis1.0, whole genome shotgun sequence:
- the LOC101000975 gene encoding melanoma-associated antigen 2 encodes MPLEQKSQHCKPEEGLEARGEALGLVGAQAPATEEQHTASSSSTLVEVTLGEVPAAESPGPTQSPQGASSFSTTINYTLWSQSDEGSSSQEEEGPSTFPDLESEFQAALSRKVTELVHFLLLKYRAREPFTMAEMLESVMRNCQYFFPLIFSKASEYLQLVFGIEVMEVVPLGHLYILVTCLGLSYDGLLGDNQIMPKTGLLIIVLAIIAIEGDCAPEEKIWEELSVLEVFDGREDSVFAHPRKLLTQDLVQENYLEYRQVPGSDPACYEFLWGPRALVETSYVKVLYHMLKISGEPHISYPPLHEWALREGEE; translated from the coding sequence ATGCCTCTTGAGCAGAAGAGTCAACACTGCAAGCCTGAAGAAGGCCTTGAGGCCCGAGGAGAGGCGCTGGGCCTGGTGGGTGCACAGGCTCCTGCTACTGAGGAGCAGCACACTGCTTCCTCCTCTTCTACTCTAGTGGAAGTCACCCTGGGGGAGGTGCCTGCTGCTGAGTCACCAGGTCCTACCCAGAGTCCTCAGGGGGCCTCCAGCTTCTCTACTACCATCAACTACACCCTTTGGAGCCAATCCGATGAGGGCTCCAGCAGCCAAGAAGAGGAGGGGCCAAGCACCTTTCCTGACCTGGAGTCCGAGTTCCAAGCAGCACTCAGTAGGAAGGTGACTGAGTTGGTTCATTTTCTGCTCCTCAAGTATCGAGCCAGGGAGCCGTTCACAATGGCAGAAATGCTGGAGAGTGTCATGAGAAATTGCCAGTACTTCTTTCCTTTGATCTTCAGCAAAGCCTCTGAGTACTTGCAGCTGGTCTTTGGTATCGAGGTGATGGAAGTGGTCCCACTCGGCCACTTGTACATCCTtgtcacctgcctgggcctctcctACGATGGCCTGCTGGGCGACAATCAGATCATGCCCAAGACAGGCCTCCTGATAATCGTCCTGGCCATAATCGCAATAGAGGGCGACTGCGCCCCTGAGGAGAAAATCTGGGAGGAGCTGAGTGTGTTGGAGGTGTTTGATGGGAGGGAGGACAGTGTCTTCGCACATCCCAGGAAGCTGCTTACCCAAGATTTGGTGCAGGAAAACTACCTGGAGTACCGGCAGGTGCCTGGCAGTGATCCTGCATGCTACGAGTTCCTGTGGGGTCCAAGGGCCCTCGTTGAAACCAGCTATGTGAAAGTCCTGTACCATATGCTAAAGATCAGTGGAGAACCTCACATTTCCTACCCACCCCTGCATGAATGGGCTTTGAGAGAGGGGGAAGAGTGA